A region of Fusarium keratoplasticum isolate Fu6.1 chromosome 6, whole genome shotgun sequence DNA encodes the following proteins:
- a CDS encoding Peptidyl-prolyl cis-trans isomerase, whose protein sequence is MVISTYLKLEWEGPIMKDGKPTETIKMQTGQINLTVYDDVTPMTAENFRALCTGEKGFGYKGSYLHRIIPGFLLQGGDFTRGNGTGGKSIYGPKFKDENFTLKHHKPGMLTMANAGPHTNGSQFVITTAETSWLDGRHVVFGEVADEESMAVVRAIEATGSESGTVQYSKRPLIVACGQS, encoded by the exons ATGGTTATCAGCAC TTACCTCAAACTCGAGTGGGAAGGCCCTATTATGAAAGATGGCAAGCCCACCGAAACAATTAAGA TGCAGACTGGCCAAATCAACTTGACCGTGTACGATGACGTTACCCCTATGACGGCCGAGAACTTCCGTGCTCTCTGCACcggcgagaagggcttcgGGTACAAGGGTTCCTACCTACACCGCATCATCCCGGGCTTTCTATTGCAGGGCGGAGATTTCACCCGTGGCAAT GGCACAGGCGGGAAATCCATCTATGGGCCTAagttcaaggacgagaacTTTACTCTGAAGCACCACAAGCCTGGCATGCTGACCATGGCCAATGCCGGGCCTCACAC AAACGGATCCCAGTTTGTCATCACCACGGCTGAAACTTCTTGGCTCGACGGCCGGCACGTCGTGTTCGGTGAGGTTGCTGATGAGGAGTCAATGGCTGTTGTCAGGGCTATTGAGGCGACCGGCTCCGAGAGTGGTACTGTCCAGTACAGCAAGAGGCCCCTGATTGTCGCGTGCGGTCAGTCGTGA
- a CDS encoding Alanine racemase gives MKTCPILDSKAGHWGDPTLTGSAFDFRSDAITTPSHGMLEAISGATLNDDVYGEDQLTRSFEEHMASICGKEAALFVVSGTMANQIALGALSRRCTGVLADATSHIVHFEAGGLAGLSGASIQPVRPANGHYLTLGDVERHAVTTNMIERLPTSIISLENTAHGSVIPLQELRKMKAWADEQEIAIHIDGARVWHAVAAGGGTLKEISACCDAMTLSFGKGLAAPIGSVIVGPRDLIARARRLRQSIGGGVRKAGAIVAAAWQAMIENFGPGDVDTRGIIQSTHILARAVANMWTSRGGLLLRPVMTNLVWLDLRRAGLDKSRLDTAAQHRDIRIRAPRIVLHHQISTDAMRRLEAVFEEVLEKKASQSPLRSRAERAGLERL, from the exons ATGAAGACTTGCCCCATACTGGATTCCAAGGCAGGTCATTGGGGAGATCCCACGCTCACTGGCTCAGCCTTTGACTTCAGGA GCGATGCTATTACTACACCATCCCACGGGATGCTGGAAGCAATCTCCGGGGCCACGCTCAATGATGATGTCTACGGCGAGGACCAGCTAACACGGTCCTTCGAGGAGCACATGGCGAGCATCTGTGGCAAAGAAGCAGCTCTGTTTGTTGTATCCGGGACCATGGCCAACCAGATTGCCTTGGGAGCACTGTCACGACGATGCACGGGTGTACTAGCAGATGCTACCTCTCATATCGTACATTTTGAGGCCGGTGGCCTTGCTGGTCTCTCCGGGGCATCCATCCAGCCCGTGCGGCCGGCAAACGGGCACTATCTCACCCTTGGTGATGTGGAACGACACGCAGTGACCACCAACATGATAGAACGGTTGCccaccagcatcatcagcctCGAAAACACGGCTCACGGCAGCGTAATCCCGCTACAAGAGCTCCGCAAGATGAAGGCTTGGGCCGACGAGCAGGAGATCGCCATTCACATCGACGGTGCGCGGGTATGGCACGCCGTGGCAGCCGGGGGCGGTACTCTAAAGGAGATCTCGGCCTGCTGCGACGCCATGACCCTCTCCTTCGGCAAAGGGCTCGCAGCGCCGATAGGATCGGTCATCGTGGGCCCGAGGGACCTTATagcaagggcgagaagaCTGCGCCAGAgcatcggcggcggcgtccGCAAGGCTGGGGCCATTGTGGCTGCGGCTTGGCAGGCCATGATAGAGAATTTTGGTCCCGGCGATGTCGACACGCGGGGCATCATCCAGAGCACACATATCTTGGCGAGAGCGGTGGCCAACATGTGGACCTCCAGAGGTGGTCTGCTTCTCCGCCCGGTCATGACGAACCTTGTCTGGCTCGACTTGAGGAGGGCTGGTCTCGACAAGTCCAGACTGGACACGGCTGCTCAGCACCGTGACATACGGATCAGGGCACCACGCATCGTCCTGCATCACCAGATATCAACCGATGCTATGCGACGACTGGAGGCGGTGTTCGAGGAGGTCTTGGAGAAAAAGGCAAGCCAAAGTCCGTTACGGTCAAGAGCGGAGCGAGCAGGTCTAGAACGCCTTTAG